The region GGCCGTGCGCGCGGAGATCCGCAGCGGAGCCTATCGCCCCGGCATCGACCGCGAAGACGTGCACATGGCCGTGGAGGCCCGCCTCACCGAAATCGTGGGCGAGGTGGGGGGCAAGCTACACACCGCGCGCTCGCGCAACGACCAGGTGGCCACCGACGTGCGCCTGTGGCTGAAGCGCCGCCTCGGCGCGCTCGATGGGCAGCTGCGTCGGCTCATCGGCGTTCTCGTGCGCCGGGTGCGCGACGATGGCCGGACCCTCTGTCCCGGCTTCACCCATCTGCAACGCGGCCAGCCCGTGTGGCTGGGGCACCATCTGCTCGCCCACGCCTGGCCGTTGCAGCGCGACCGCGAGCGGCTGCGCGATGCCCTGCGACGCATCGATCTGTGCCCCCTCGGCGCAGGCGCCATGGCGGGCACACCCCACCCCATCGATCGCCACCGCTCCGCTGCGCTGCTCGGGTTCAGCGACGTCGCGCCGAACGCCATGGACGCCGTATCAGCGCGCGACCACATCATCGAGGCCACCTCGGTGTGCGCCATCATCATGGTGCACCTGTCGCGCATGGCCGAGGAGCTGGTTCTCTGGTCGAGCGCGGAGTTCGGCTTCGTGCGGCTGAGCGACGACTGGTCGACCGGCTCGAGCATCATGCCGCAGAAGCGCAACCCCGACGCCGCTGAGCTGGTGCGTGGCAAGAGCGGCCGCGTCATCGGGGCGCTGAACGCCCTTCTCGTCATGACGAAGGGGCTGCCGCTGGCGTACAACCGCGACCTGCAAGAAGACCGCAGCGCGCTGTTCGACGCGGTGCACACCGCCACGCAGTGCGTCAGCGTCACCGCAGGCATGTACGACACGCTCGCGTTCCGCTCCGAACGCTACCGATCTGCACTCGAGGGCGACTTCCTGCTCGCCACCGAGCTGGCCGACCACCTGACCGCGCGAGGGGTGCCGTTCCGCGAGAGCCATCACGTGGCGGGTCGCCTGGTGGCATGGTGTGAAGCGCGAGGCGGGAACTTCTCGCTGCTGACCCCCGAGGTGCTCACCGCGCACCATCCCGCCTTCGACGCCGATGCGATGCGGGCCCTCGATCTCACCGAGGCCGTCGAGCGCAGGCGTTCTGCGGGGGGAACGGCCTGGTGCGAGATCGAGAAGCAGGCAACGCGTCTCGAGGCGCTCATCACATCGTGACATCAGCGACCCTGCCGCAGGCAACAGCGCGCTACTGATTGGCTGGCAGCGGCTTGAGCACGATGCGCACCGGATAGTTCGACCCGGGCTCCGGAATCAGGCGCACCTCGGCTTCCTGCTTGGTCATGGGCGGCAACAGATACTCCCCCAGACCGAACTCGCGCGGCCCTGAAGCGCGCATGAGCGGCGTCTGAGCGACGCGGCCGTCGATCATCACCGTTCCTCGCGCCAGACCGCCCCCCACCGCAAAGACCACGTACACCTTCCGCTGCTCGGCAGTCGGGTTGCGCAGCAGCAGGCGAATCCGATGCTCGACCCCATAGCTGCCGACGTTGGGCGAACCCTCTCCCAGAGGCTCATCGTACGGCGGGCCACCGATGGTCACGAACGTGTACGGTCCCCCCACCGAATACTCGGCCGTGCCTTCGCGAACGGGCGGTCCGAACAGCCCCTTCCCCCGCACCACCGCCGACAGGGGCGGAGGTGGCGCAGACGCTGTGCTGCCCTGCGAGGCGTCGGCGCTCATCGCCTCGACCACGAGGGAAGGGGGCGTTCCCGACAGCACGGCAATCCGACCCATGCCGCACGCAATCTCTCGCGAAGCCAGAAGGCGCGCATCGAGAACGAGCGCCTCCCGAGGCCCCAGTCGCATGCGCACCCCGCTGCCTCGCGCCAGCCATCGCACGTACCGCCAGGCGGCCAGATGTCCGGCGTAGAGCTCGTCGCGCGATGGACCCGCGCCGCTCTCGGCAAGCAGCAGCTCCACCGGCGACGCGGTCCGGTTGACCAGACTGACCTGGAGGAATCGGGGCGGTGCCTCTGGCGCGTTCTGGTGATGGAAGTAGAAGACCGTGGCACCGCTGCCGATGGGCGTGTCGAGAAGGGCGCCATCGACGTCGATGCGCTCCGGATGGTTGCTTGCCGCAAGGGCCGCCGCTTCACCGAACTGCGCCGATGACAGGGTCACCGATACGGTGACGCGACCCACCACCGGGCGTAGCATCTCTCCCTCGAGCCAGGCGGTATAGACGCGGCTGCCTCCAACACCCGCTCTCCCGCCCTGGCTGAAGAGCGTCAGCTGCGCCCCCTCCGCGGACGCCGCGGCCTGGTCGATGACGCGCTCGCACGCGTCGTCGACGAAATCGGCTTCCGGCGCGGCCCCGGCGATCTGCGCACGAACATGGGTGGGAAGACGCCCCGCGGATTCGAGGATCATGATCTCGAGATCGGCCACGGCAGTGCCCTTGACGAGATGGATGACAGCGTTTCCGGGAGACCGTCCGCAAACCCGCAGGCGATGGCCCACCAGCCCCGCGGTGAGGCCGGCCCCGTCGGGCAGCTTGACAGAAGCTCCGCTCCACGACGGCGGCAGCGCAACGATGCACGTCTCACCCACCCCCAGCTCAACCGCCTGGGGAACGCGCGTCGCGTCGCGCGCATCGCGCGCCGCCGCGCGCAGACGCGCGACCCAGCCCTCCACGAGGGCCTCGGCGCTCGTCAGCGACAGGCTCTCGGCCTGGGCCTGCGTGGCGGGCAGCACCACGCACCCGCGCCAGGTGAGTGCCGGGCCGTCATCGCCGCGCCCGACCGCCACCGCCGCCAGGGAATCGCGAGACGCGGCAACCAGCGCCAGACGACGGGCCAGTCGCGGGCCTTCGCGCCTCACCTGGGCGGCACTCGCGCATGGGACGAGAAGAGAGGCCTCCCCGACGGCGAACCGCACACAGGGGCGTCCGCTCGGCGTCGTGGCCGCAGACCACCGCACCTCCACCCGCTCTCCGGCAGCCGACGCGACCGACGTGCCCCCCCGTGAGGATCGCGAGGGCGGATCTGCTGCCGGCGCGCCGGAGGCGATCGTGCCGGCCAGCAACACGGCCAGCGTGACGAGGAGCGCGTGCCGGAGGCGTGCGCTACAGCGCATCGAAGGGGAGCCGCAGCTGCGTGGCATCCGCGTTCAGATCGGTTCTCGACTGGACGTACAGCCTTCGTCGGCTCGCAGCTCTGCGCGAGAGCGCGGGCACGGCGTCGTCGACATAGTCGTAGAGGCGGGTCAGGTTCTTGAAGCGCTCCATGATGCGCTGCACCTGGCCCTCAGAGCGGGGAGGCGCCGCCAGCAGGAGACGCGTTACAGCGGAGGCGTCGAACCCGGCGCCCAGCATGGAATCGATGACCACGAGCGCGCTGACCTGTGACGCGCGCACGCGCTCGAGGGTTGCGTGCCGATCGCTGCGGCCCAGGTCTCCGGTGAGCACCGCTGACGCAACGCCTCTCGACTCGAGCCCGGCCTGAAGAACCCGCGCGTGCTCCTTGCGGGTCGTCAGCACGAGGCAGAGCCCGGGAGGCGACTGCGAGACGCACTCATGCACGGCATCGTCGACGACCATCTCGTTGCGCGCGCCATCGTGGGAGATGGCATCGATGAGGGCGTTCCAGTCGCGCGCCAGGTCAGCGCGGGCCGTTCTGACCTCGGGCGCCGTCGGCAGTGCCTCCGGGTCGTCGAAGAGCCGCCCGGACTCGACCTCCGTCACGCGGTCGGCGTCCCTCCCCTGCCCTCTTCCCGACGCGGTGTGGGTGAACCGGGTGTGACGCGTGACCACCTCGACCACATCGTCGCGTCCCTGCTCGCGCGCACGAAGGACGGGGCCGACCAGCATCTCGACCATCCGGTCGAGCCCGTCCTCACGACGCCTGTCGGCGGAAAGCCCGAGAACATGGGCGGCCGGCACGGCCTCCAGCGCTTCCCACAGAGCGTCGAGAGGAACGCGATGACAATCGTCTGCCACCACCATGCCGAAGGGGCCATCGACCTCTGTGGCGCACCGCCGAACGTCGCTGTAGGTCGCGAGCACGAGCGGAGCGTCAACCGGCCCGGCCTCTTCGAAGCTGCGCACGTCGTGGGGCTCGAACCCGGCGAGAAGGGCCTGCTCGCGCCAGTGATCGCGTCGGGAGGGATTGGTGGTGAGAACGAGGGTGGGCTGACCGCGCTCGGCCACCACGGCGAACGCGACGGATGTGCGCACGAAGTCATCGCCATCGATCACCACACCGCTCTCACTGCGCAGGGCGACCTCCGCCAGGGCGCGCGCCTCCTGGGCCAGCACCGCGCCTGTCAGCCGAGGAAGCGCGGGCCAGCGCCACCGCACATCGAGCACCTCGCAGCGAACGCCATCCTCCTCGCACCACGCAGCCACCTGCTCGAACAGGCCACGCGGGACCCGCCAGGCACCATCGGCACGGGTCCACCCTGGCAGCAGACGGCGAGAGGGTCGCGCGCGTCGCTCGCCAGGGCGCTTCAGCCCGCGAGGATTGGGGAACGTGAGCCGTCTGCGCAACCGGCGGGCAAGGCCCGGGGGAAGGGGCCTCGAGAGCACGAGGCTGGCGCTGCGCACGACATCGACCTGCGAGAGCGCAGGACGACGCACCGCACGGCGCTCGCCCCCCTCGACCAGCGACGCGACGGTCGAGGCGCTGACGCGCCGGATGGACGCCAGCACCGCCGCTTGATCGGGCAGCACCCCAAGACCTCGCCGGCCCTCCACGAACAGGCCCCCTCCCACGTGGCGCGCGACACCGCCCAGGGGCAAGGAGAGGGTTCCGGGGGTGGGGCCGGGCACGATCTCTGAAAAGCTGCCGATGCGCTCGATATCGCCCCCGCTTGCGTGCATCAGCAGCGCCGATGCCAGGCGGCGAGCCTGCAGCACAGGGGTCTCCTCCTCGAGAAAGACCCAGGCGCGCAGACCCGGGTTGGAACCCGACAAAGCCTCCAGGAGAACCGGCACGCCGAGGGCGGCAGAGGCTGCGGCAAAGTCAACGGCATCGGTCTTCCACGCGCCCCCCTTCTTCCGGCGAAAAGACAAGGTGACATAGTGGCAGACGTCGTTTACGGCGGGATCGACATCGAGGGTGACGCTTCCCTCGAGATGCGCCCGGATAGCTTCGTGATCGAGCGCCGGATGGACCCGAGGGTCTATCGCGAAGGCGCGTGCGAACAGCGCGACGTGCGCAGGCGACACGGGGAGAGGGGAGGCAGGGGGGCGTTCCGTCGGGCGCGAAGAGGGCATGGAAGGATGTTCAATAAACAACGTGGCCTCCCTCTCTCGAGGAAGGCCACGTGGGGCGCGCCGCTACTGTGGGCGCGCGACTCCTTCTGGACGACATCACGGCCCGCCAGCGGCAGCTGCAACGAGATGCGTCGGTTTCAGGTCAGGGCGTCGAAGGAGATCAGTCGCAGTTCAGCTTCTTGTACATGATGTAGTGCGAGATGGAGCCAGTTGATTTGAACAGATCCCAGAAGATTTCCGGCGTCAACAAGGTACTACCCCTTTCGCGCGTCATTCTGAACCCACGCAAGTATAACACAGCCCCCCTGGTTTGGCAACGAGCCGTTTCAGGTTTTTTTCAGGTTCTCCCTGGCCTGGAGGTGAGCGGACGATGAAAGGCAGCGAATCACCGATGATCACCAGCCGCCAGAATCCGCTGGTCAAGGAGATCGTGGAGGCGGGTCGCAGACGACCGTCGGGCCTGTTCGTTCTCGAAGGCCCGCATCTCGCTGATGAGGCCCTGCGCGCCGACGTGCGCATCGTGCGGGTGCTGCTCGGACCGAACGCCGACCCTCACATTGCGGCGCGGCTTCGAGAGCGCGCTGAACGGGTCTTCGACGCCTCTGCCGAAGTCGTCGCGCACGCCGCCGACAGTCAGCATCCCCAGGGAATCGTCGCTCTCGCGGAAGAGCCCCCGCTCGCGCTCGAGCCCGATCGCGCCCGCGTGGGCCGGCTGCTGCTGCTCGATGAGGTGCGCGATCCGGGAAATCTGGGCACGATCATGCGAACCGCCTGGGCTTCCGGCGTTGCGGGCGTGATCACGGTGGGAAGCTGCGTCGATCCCTGGAACCCCAAGGCGGTGCGCGCATCCGCCGGAGCCTGCTTCCACGTGCCGGTGCTGCGCATCGCCGATCGCGCCGAGCTGCCCCCCTGGCTCGAGACGCACGGACAGCGGGCGCTGCGGGTCGAGGCAAACGGCCGACGCTCGTGCTTTGAAGCCGACCTCTCGTCGCCCGTCACACTGGTGCTGGGCAGCGAAGCGCACGGGGTGCACCCTGAGACCGCGGCAGCCTGCGCCGACTCGCTGCACGTGCCGATGCGCGGAGGGTGCGAGTCGCTCAACCTGGCGGCGACGGCGGCCGTTCTCTGCTACCTGGCCCTCGATCGGGAGACGCGGCTCAGGTCTTGAACCTGCTGCCCTTCTTCTTGCTCTTTCGCACCAGCACCGGCGCCTCGATCTTGGTGACGTCGTCGCCCACCTCGAGGTTGTCCTCACGGCGCTTGTGAAGCGGCAGCATGAAGAGAACGAAGTCAACGAACTTCGACCAGACGGGGCGGGTGCCGTACGAGGTGAGCCAGTCGATGGGCCCGCGATTGAGACGCCACGCGCTGATCTTGCGACCATGACGCTCGACGTGGATGAGCTTGGCGAGAAGCTGTGAGGCCCGCAGCTGATCACGCTCGTTGTGATCGACATCGGAGCGGGTGATGAGGGTGGCCTTCCCCTCCACGAAGAGCTTGCGCACCACCCGACGCACCGCGGGCACACCGCTGTTGATGCGGTAGAGCACGAAATCGCCCTCGCGTGTCTTCACGTAGTTCGTCGACTTGAAGACCATGAGATCACCCGGCTGGATGAACGGCATCAAGGTGGTGTCGGTGACGCGAACGTTGAACGCATTGCCCGCCGACAGGGTGTCGATGATGCGCTGGATGGCGTCCGCCGCGCCCTGCATGGCGAGAAAGCTGCCACGGTGCAGGCTGCCAGGGGAGATGTCGAAGCCTTCTTCGCTCACGCAGACGCCCTCCAGACCCACGAGCTCATGAGTGACCCACTGCTGCCGCAGCGTCGTCGGCGACCGCAGGCGGAGGCTGCGCACCCGTCGTGGGCTGCGCCTCCGTCGGATCGGCCAGCACGCCTTCCCAGCGCGCCACCACGGCGGTGGCGAGGCAGTTCCCGAGAACGTTCACCGCGGTTCGCGCCATGTCCATCACGGCATCGACACCGAGGATGACGGCAACCCCTTCCACAGGCAGGTTGAAGGTGGCAAGGGTTCCCGCGAGGATGACCAGCGACGCCCGAGGCACCCCCGCCACCCCCTTGCTGGTGAGCATCAGGGTGAGCACCATTAGCATCTGCTGGCTCAAGGGCATGTCCACCCCCGCTGCCTGCGCCACGAACACCGATGCCAGGGACAGGTACAGCGTGGTGCCGTCGAGATTGAAGCTGTAGCCGGTGGGAATGACAAACGACACGATCTGACGGGGCACGCCGAACCGCTCCATGTTCTGCATGGCGCGAGGCAGCGCGGCTTCGCTGCTGGTCGTGGAGAATGCGATGGTCACTGGTTCGCGCACGGCCTCAAAGAACCGGCGCACGGGGATTCGCGCGATCGCCATCACCGTGCCGAGCACGAAGACGACGAAGAAGAACAGCGCCAGGTACAGCGTGCCGATGAGCTTGCCCAGATACCCCAGCACCTGCACGCCCTGCCCTCCGATGGTCGCCGCCATGGCGGCCGCCACGCCGATGGGCGCGTACCGCATGATGAAGCCGGTGTACTTGAACATGACCTCGGCCACGCTCTCGCACAGCTCGATGACGGGCTTGCCACGGTCGCCCGCCGCCACCACCCCCATGCCGAACAGCACCGCGAAGACCACGATCTGGAGCACGTCGCCACGGGCCATGGCGTCAACCACGCTGGCGGGGAAGGTGTGAAGAAGGATGTCGGCGGCGCCGTGCATCTTCTGGGCATCGATCTTCTCCGCGCTTGCCGCGAGTGTCAGGTTGACGCCCGCGCCGGGCTGCACGAGGTTCACCGCGGCCAGCCCGACCAGAAGCGCAAACGTGGTCACCACCTCGAAGTACACGAGCGCCTTGAGGCCCATGCGCCCCACGGCCTCGAGCGAGCCGACCCCCGCGATGCCCACCACGAGCGTTGCGAACACCAGCGGAGCGATGATCGACTTGATCATCTGCAGGAACAATGTGCCGAGGGGCTTGAGGCTCACCGCCAGATCCGGGCGCACCACGCCGAGGGCCACACCCAGGGCCAGTCCGATGAAGATCTGGGCCGTGAGCCCGATTCCCTTGGCGGGAGCGGGTGGGGCGGCGGAGGCCTCGGCATCGATGCGCATGCCGTGAGGTTCGTCAGGAATGGCGTGAACGTCCTTCCGCGGCAGCGCACCGGACTGCACAGCAGACTCGAGCCTGCGGCAGCGCCCCCACCTGACGCAGACGGCTCGCGTCAGTGCGCGGGCAGGGGCCTGAGAAGACGGTCGAGCATCACCGCCAGCCGCACGCCGCCGACCAGCATCCTCCGCATGGCAATGCTCTCCGCCTGCGCCACATAGTGCGCCGAGAGCGGCTCGACCTCCCGGGGCAGGTGCTTCGGGTCGGTGATGACAGCCCCCGGCACGGCCCCCTCGCAGTAGACCCGCGTGACCGCAAGCTTCTTCCCCTCCGTGATCCACACGGTCGAATCGCCACCGCAGAACTTCGGGCGCCCCCCAACCTCCAGTGCGCGCGCACGCGCCGGCACGTCGGTGGACGCATGGACCACGAGCCCGTCCCAGAGCGCGTGCAGGTTGATGACACGACCCTCGGGCCGACAGACCGCCCAGAGGTTCCCCCCCTGATCGCCTCCGGGCAGCGCGCGGCTCACGCGCTCGACGCAGTGCAAGGGCTGATGCAGATCGCCGACGAGGTGCAAAATCCAACAGATCGCCTCAGCGCGCTCGCGGCGGGTCGCCCCGGGCCGGCGAAGCGTCGCTTCGCAGCACGCAAGGGCCGTGACGGCGTTGGGGGTGGGCGGTTCGGTCACACGGGTGCCATCGAACGAGATGCGCTGGTCGATGTAATGCCAGTCAGAGTGGACCTGATCCGGCTCGACACGAAAGGGATTGTCGCTGCTCCTGCGCTTGATGTCGTCTGGCCAGACCGCCGCCCGCCCCACCACGTAGGCACGCCAATCGGCGACAGCGGCAGCAACAGCCTCCTTCTCCCAGACGGGAAAGGACGGGTGCGCGCGCAGGATGATGAAGAGACGGGAGCGCGTCTCCTCGTCGAGACGGTTCCACGCGAGGTGCGCCACCAGCTCGTGACCGGGCCGGCTCCACGCGTGACAGAGCCCCGCGAGCTGCAGCCACACCAGTGCGCACATCACGACCCGTCTCGATCTCATGACAGCCTCCCCGATCTCGCCTCCGCGCCGAGCCCCCCGCGTCAGCCGCGCGTGCCCGGCGCAGGGAAGCGTTCCGCTCCGGCGGGCCACGATTCCTTCGCGGATGCGCCACCGCCCTCCGCCGTGCCGATGTCGCGGCCATCCGGAACGCTGTTCTGGCAGGCGTTGCCCTCCCCGACTGCGAACCCGCGCCTGCCCCTGGCTTGATAGCGAGGGCCCAAGACCCGACAAGGAACGTCATTCACGTGGAGCTCGCCAGACTGCTCGGCGGAGCGCACCCGCTCCTGGTTCACTTCCCCATCGCACTTCTCCCCATGGCCACCCTCATCGACCTCTTGGGCTGGTGGCGTCGCAGCGAACGCC is a window of Pseudomonadota bacterium DNA encoding:
- a CDS encoding dicarboxylate/amino acid:cation symporter, coding for MRIDAEASAAPPAPAKGIGLTAQIFIGLALGVALGVVRPDLAVSLKPLGTLFLQMIKSIIAPLVFATLVVGIAGVGSLEAVGRMGLKALVYFEVVTTFALLVGLAAVNLVQPGAGVNLTLAASAEKIDAQKMHGAADILLHTFPASVVDAMARGDVLQIVVFAVLFGMGVVAAGDRGKPVIELCESVAEVMFKYTGFIMRYAPIGVAAAMAATIGGQGVQVLGYLGKLIGTLYLALFFFVVFVLGTVMAIARIPVRRFFEAVREPVTIAFSTTSSEAALPRAMQNMERFGVPRQIVSFVIPTGYSFNLDGTTLYLSLASVFVAQAAGVDMPLSQQMLMVLTLMLTSKGVAGVPRASLVILAGTLATFNLPVEGVAVILGVDAVMDMARTAVNVLGNCLATAVVARWEGVLADPTEAQPTTGAQPPPAVADDAAAAVGHS
- the argH gene encoding argininosuccinate lyase, encoding MTLWGGRFEGSPAAEMQAFSESLGIDLQMVDEDVDASMAHVTMLAEQGIVTAHEGQVLRDGLEAVRAEIRSGAYRPGIDREDVHMAVEARLTEIVGEVGGKLHTARSRNDQVATDVRLWLKRRLGALDGQLRRLIGVLVRRVRDDGRTLCPGFTHLQRGQPVWLGHHLLAHAWPLQRDRERLRDALRRIDLCPLGAGAMAGTPHPIDRHRSAALLGFSDVAPNAMDAVSARDHIIEATSVCAIIMVHLSRMAEELVLWSSAEFGFVRLSDDWSTGSSIMPQKRNPDAAELVRGKSGRVIGALNALLVMTKGLPLAYNRDLQEDRSALFDAVHTATQCVSVTAGMYDTLAFRSERYRSALEGDFLLATELADHLTARGVPFRESHHVAGRLVAWCEARGGNFSLLTPEVLTAHHPAFDADAMRALDLTEAVERRRSAGGTAWCEIEKQATRLEALITS
- a CDS encoding RNA methyltransferase, which translates into the protein MKGSESPMITSRQNPLVKEIVEAGRRRPSGLFVLEGPHLADEALRADVRIVRVLLGPNADPHIAARLRERAERVFDASAEVVAHAADSQHPQGIVALAEEPPLALEPDRARVGRLLLLDEVRDPGNLGTIMRTAWASGVAGVITVGSCVDPWNPKAVRASAGACFHVPVLRIADRAELPPWLETHGQRALRVEANGRRSCFEADLSSPVTLVLGSEAHGVHPETAAACADSLHVPMRGGCESLNLAATAAVLCYLALDRETRLRS